CAGAAAATCTTGGGTTTCTGGATTGGCTTCTGCTTTGGTCAAAATCACCGTCGGGGCGATCGCCACGTCCCAAAGATGACGATCCAGTGGAAAATCTAGCTTTTGACTAACGACAACACGTAAAGGATTATGAGGTGTTGTACCGTGGGTTGTCAGGTGAGGATTGTCAAGTCGCACCGTATTACCCCCGACAATGACGGCATCACAAACAGACCGCAAAGCATGGACACGATTACGGGTTTCTTGGTGGGTGATCCAAGCACTATGTCCCGTTGTGGTGGCAATTTTGCCATCTAATGTCATGGCATATTTCAAAATACCGAAGGGTTGTTTCTGCAAAATCCGATGGATAAAGCCTTCGTTGAGTTGCCGACAAGCGGCTTCTTCTACGCCCGTTATCACTTCAATACCTGCATCACGTAGTGTCTTTAAGCCACCACCGGAGACACGCGGATCCGGGTCAACCATACCAACGACGACCCTTGCTAAACCGGCCTTGACCACAGCTAAACTACAGGGCGGTGTCCGACCATAATGGTTGCAGGGTTCTAAGCTCACGTAGATAGTTGCGTCCTTTGCTGCTTCGCCCGCTTCCCTGAGGGCAAAAACTTCGGCATGGGGCTTGCCAGCACCGGGATGAAAGCCTTCTCCAATAATTTCGCCATCTTTAACCACCACAGCGCCAACCATTGGATTCGGTGCAGTCTGACCTGCTGCTTTTTTTGCTAGAGCAATACACCGCCGCATCATCTTGCGGTCAAAGTCGGTTCCAACTTCAGCGGAGTTTGGGGTCATGGTGATAACGTAAATTTTCCACTCTCCATTGTAAAAGGATGTTTGAACCCCCAAGCTGATCTATCTCAATTCACAACATCTGGACTACTGCCAGTGTGACCAATTTACTTGGTAATCGGCACTAATCTGAGCGCCGCGTTGGATCAATTGTGTTTTAACGGCGATCGCCCAAGTTGCAAACTCACAAATTATTTGATCTGCTTCATCATCCGATAAATCAAGCAGTGAATCACCCACAACATCAGCCATATCATCCAGAGCAAACATCATCACATCCCACAGCAACATCGCCTCAAAACTTGGAAAATGCTGCTGTAGATGGTGTTCAAAATCATATTCGGGATCATATTTACAAACCCCATATTCACCGTAGTTAGTGTGATGAGTGTCCAAGCAATACACAATGCCTGTCGTATCAAAACTACGGCAAATAAATTGATAGGCGGGCATGTCCCCGTAATACAGATAAGTGCCACACAGTTTAGTACTCGCCAACAGATCCTGCGATCGCCGCTCCAGACTGCCCTCAAAGGGGGCGAAAGGAATATCATCCAAGCCAGCCAAAATGTCGCCCGTCGAAAAAATACGGCTACCCATTAGATCCAGACCATCCCAACCACTTAAAAAAGCACGGTGGGACGGCGATAATTCCACCCCTAAACAATCTTCCACCAAGGCTAATTCTGCTGCCGTTGCGCCCTGTGGCGCTAGACGAAAATAATCATCACGACCTGAATTAATCCCATCACAGCGCTGATGGAAATCCCCTAGCCATTCATACATGACAGGTCTCAGCTACTAAACCTTTTAACGGTGTTCCCCATTTAACGATGTTCCCCATAGATCAAATTCAAGTGGCGAAAACAACAGAATGTGCCAGTTTGCAAAAAAGCTTTGAATTTTATTCATACTCTCAGCAGAATCTCAGCGATCGCCTTTAAGATGAACAACAC
This sequence is a window from [Limnothrix rosea] IAM M-220. Protein-coding genes within it:
- the ribD gene encoding bifunctional diaminohydroxyphosphoribosylaminopyrimidine deaminase/5-amino-6-(5-phosphoribosylamino)uracil reductase RibD, whose product is MTPNSAEVGTDFDRKMMRRCIALAKKAAGQTAPNPMVGAVVVKDGEIIGEGFHPGAGKPHAEVFALREAGEAAKDATIYVSLEPCNHYGRTPPCSLAVVKAGLARVVVGMVDPDPRVSGGGLKTLRDAGIEVITGVEEAACRQLNEGFIHRILQKQPFGILKYAMTLDGKIATTTGHSAWITHQETRNRVHALRSVCDAVIVGGNTVRLDNPHLTTHGTTPHNPLRVVVSQKLDFPLDRHLWDVAIAPTVILTKAEANPETQDFLRNQGVEIVHLDLVTPKTVMAYLYERGCLQVLWECGGTLAAQAITEGAVQRMMAFIAPKIIGGKNAPTPVGDLGLTLMDEALTLEQIQFQQLGQDFLIEGLLTPKLFHDQ
- a CDS encoding SMI1/KNR4 family protein, with amino-acid sequence MYEWLGDFHQRCDGINSGRDDYFRLAPQGATAAELALVEDCLGVELSPSHRAFLSGWDGLDLMGSRIFSTGDILAGLDDIPFAPFEGSLERRSQDLLASTKLCGTYLYYGDMPAYQFICRSFDTTGIVYCLDTHHTNYGEYGVCKYDPEYDFEHHLQQHFPSFEAMLLWDVMMFALDDMADVVGDSLLDLSDDEADQIICEFATWAIAVKTQLIQRGAQISADYQVNWSHWQ